The Takifugu rubripes chromosome 3, fTakRub1.2, whole genome shotgun sequence genome contains a region encoding:
- the trh gene encoding pro-thyrotropin-releasing hormone, which translates to MKSTCLLILASVVVCNLIVCGGQGIPDEDELDRMAIDDIILQRAEGLLLQSILRKMQSEDGRSGESSQIDWVTKRQHPGKRYMEDLEKRQHPGRREESEDDLDVQKRQHPGKRDDEMHSLVEIQRRQHPGKRTMMGHVTENPVLLFSELSKRQHPGKRYLVLHTKRQHPGKRHFEEEDIDGEWDADANADDVEDLAEPEKRQHPGKRFWDNSNPDLGTNNPCDVLDHTSCSKTSLLLDFLDNISKNHAEEKRQHPGKRFTSDEELEGE; encoded by the exons ATGAAGTCGACATGTCTGCTCATCTTGGCTTCTGTCGTGGTCTGCAACTTGATCGTGTGTGGAGGACAGGGCATCCCTGATGAAGATGAGCTGGACCGAATGGCCATAGACGACATCATACTGCAGAGAGCAGAGGGTCTCCTGTTACAGTCCATTCTCAGAAAGATGCAGAGCGAAGACGGCAGAAGCG GTGAGTCCTCACAGATTGACTGGGTGACAAAACGGCAGCACCCCGGCAAAAGATACATGGAAGATTTGGAGAAGCGGCAGCATcctggaaggagagaagaaagcGAAGATGATTTGGATGTTCAAAAGAGACAGCATCCGGGGAAACGAGATGATGAAATGCACTCACTTGTGGAGATCCAGAGACGGCAGCACCCGGGGAAACGCACCATGATGGGACACGTTACTGAAAATCCTGTATTACTTTTCAGCGAACTTTCAAAACGGCAGCACCCAGGCAAGCGTTACCTGGTCCTGCACACGAAGCGCCAGCACCCAGGTAAGCGCCATTTCGAAGAGGAGGACATCGACGGGGAATGGGATGCAGATGCCAATGCAGATGATGTTGAAGACCTCGCTGAACCGGAGAAACGTCAGCATCCTGGAAAGCGGTTTTGGGATAACTCGAATCCGGATTTAGGTACAAACAATCCATGTGATGTTTTGGACCATACGAGCTGCAGCAAGACCAGTTTGCTGCTCGATTTTCTAGACAACATTAGTAAAAATCATGCTGAAGAGAAGAGGCAGCACCCGGGTAAAAGGTTTACATCCGATGAAGAATTGGAGGGGgagtaa